The Lentzea guizhouensis genome contains a region encoding:
- the prfB gene encoding peptide chain release factor 2, with protein sequence MNPDVEADIKDLSATLSSIEAVMDLDALRAQVADLEEQAARPDLWDDQEKAQKVTSQLSHKQGELRRITGLRGRLDDLPLLYELAEEAEDADAAADADTDRAKLRDEIASLEVRTLLSGEYDERNALVTIRAEAGGVDAADFAEMLLRMYSRWAERHNYGVEVFDTSYAEEAGIKSATFRVTAPYAYGTLSVEQGTHRLVRISPFDNQGRRQTSFAGVEVVPVVEQTDHVEIDEKDLRVDVYRSSGPGGQGVNTTDSAVRLTHIPTGIVVSCQNERSQLQNKATAMNVLQAKLLERRRQEEQAKMDALKDSGSSWGNQMRSYVLHPYQMVKDLRNNHEVGNPSAVLDGEIDDFLEAGIRWRKQSQA encoded by the coding sequence GTGAATCCGGACGTCGAAGCAGACATCAAGGACCTCTCCGCCACCCTGAGCAGCATCGAGGCGGTGATGGACCTCGATGCCCTGCGTGCCCAGGTCGCGGACCTGGAGGAGCAGGCGGCCCGCCCCGACCTCTGGGACGACCAGGAGAAGGCGCAGAAGGTCACGAGCCAGCTCTCCCACAAGCAGGGTGAGCTCCGCCGCATCACCGGCCTGCGCGGACGCCTCGACGACCTCCCGCTGCTCTACGAGCTGGCGGAGGAGGCCGAGGACGCCGACGCCGCGGCCGACGCGGACACCGACAGGGCGAAGCTGCGCGACGAGATCGCGAGCCTCGAGGTGCGCACGCTGCTCTCCGGCGAGTACGACGAGCGCAACGCGCTGGTCACCATCCGCGCCGAGGCCGGTGGCGTCGACGCCGCCGACTTCGCCGAGATGCTGCTGCGCATGTACTCGCGCTGGGCCGAGCGCCACAACTACGGCGTCGAGGTCTTCGACACCTCCTACGCGGAAGAGGCCGGCATCAAGTCCGCCACGTTCCGCGTCACCGCCCCCTACGCCTACGGCACGCTGAGCGTCGAGCAGGGCACGCACCGCCTGGTGCGCATCTCGCCGTTCGACAACCAGGGCCGCCGCCAGACGTCGTTCGCCGGCGTCGAGGTCGTGCCCGTCGTCGAGCAGACCGACCACGTCGAGATCGACGAGAAGGACCTGCGCGTCGACGTCTACCGCTCCTCGGGCCCCGGCGGCCAGGGCGTCAACACGACCGACTCGGCGGTGCGCCTCACGCACATCCCGACCGGCATCGTGGTGTCCTGCCAGAACGAGCGCTCGCAGCTGCAGAACAAGGCCACGGCCATGAACGTCCTGCAGGCGAAGCTGCTCGAGCGGCGCAGGCAGGAGGAGCAGGCGAAGATGGACGCGCTGAAGGACTCCGGCTCCAGCTGGGGCAACCAGATGCGCTCCTACGTGCTGCACCCGTACCAGATGGTCAAGGACCTGAGGAACAACCACGAGGTCGGCAACCCGTCGGCGGTGCTGGACGGGGAGATCGACGACTTCCTCGAGGCCGGCATCCGGTGGCGCAAGCAGTCCCAGGCGTAG
- a CDS encoding PadR family transcriptional regulator, producing MSDLNATAAALLGLLHDGPKTGGQLVAEAGERFGAFFSVTRSQVYRELPALADQGLLRLGKQGPRSSQQYVLTAAGKKAFKNWLLSEPGPDHLRSPLILRLVHAGSLTAKQRESLVATARTTYGAEQESARTASKTAEDPYAKAVAEFGLAHAKAVLKFLDAIPTA from the coding sequence GTGTCAGACCTGAATGCGACCGCAGCCGCCCTGCTCGGGCTGCTGCACGACGGACCCAAGACCGGTGGCCAGTTGGTTGCGGAAGCCGGGGAGCGCTTCGGAGCGTTCTTCAGCGTCACCCGCAGCCAGGTGTACCGCGAGCTGCCCGCGCTGGCCGACCAGGGCCTGCTGCGACTCGGCAAGCAAGGGCCGCGTTCCAGCCAGCAGTACGTGCTCACCGCGGCGGGCAAGAAGGCCTTCAAGAACTGGCTGCTCTCCGAGCCCGGGCCGGACCACCTGCGCAGCCCGCTGATCCTGCGTCTCGTGCACGCCGGCTCGTTGACGGCGAAGCAGCGCGAGTCGCTGGTGGCCACGGCGCGCACCACGTACGGCGCAGAGCAGGAGAGCGCGCGCACTGCCTCCAAGACCGCCGAGGACCCCTACGCGAAGGCGGTGGCCGAGTTCGGCCTCGCTCACGCGAAGGCCGTCCTCAAGTTCCTGGACGCGATCCCCACGGCGTGA